The nucleotide sequence GAGCGATGTCAAAGGAGACACCGTCCACGGCACGGACTGCCCCGATCTGGCGCATGAGCAGACCTCCCGTCACCGGGAAGTGCACCTTGAGATCGCGAACGGAAAGGATCGGGGTCATGCGTCGGTCGAGGCGTAGCAGATCGGACAGGCCTCGACCCAGTGTCCGGGCGAGACTTCGATGAAGGGCGGGCGTTCGCGCAGGGTCACGCCCTGGCGATCCATGCGCTGGCAGAAGCGGCAGCCGGGTACGAAGTCCCGCAGCGACGCGACCATGCCCGGGATGACGGGCAGGATGGATTTCCGCGGTGTCTCCATCCGCGGGATCGAGGCGAGCAGTCCGCGCGTGTAGGCGTGAAGCGGGCGGGCGAAAAGCTGCTTCACCGGGGCTCGCTCCACCACCCGGCCACCATACATCACCACCACCTCGTCACACGTCTCGGCGATGACGCCGAGGTCGTGAGTTATGAGCACCACGGACATGCCCATCTCGGCCTGGAGGCGCTTCATCAGATCGAGGATCTGCGCCTGCACGGTCACGTCGAGGGCGGTGGTCGGCTCGTCCGCGATGATCAGGTCTGGCTTCAGCGCGAGCGCCATGGCGATGACCACACGCTGGCGCATGCCGCCGGAAAGCTGGTGCGGGTAGTCCCCCGCCCTCAGCTCGGGCGCGGGAATTTTCACGAGGCGCAGCATCTCGATGGCGCGCTCCCATGCTTCCTTCTTGCTGACTTTCTTGTGGATCAGGAAACACTCGGCGAGTTGCTTGCCGATGCGGTGCACCGGATTCAGCGCCGTCATCGGCTCCTGGAAGATCACGCCGATCTCGTTCCCGCGGACCTTGCGGATTTCCTCCGGCTTCAGGCGGGTGAGGTCGCGGCCCTTGAAGAGCACCTCGCCCTGCAGGATCTTGCCTGCAGGCTGCGGGAGCAGGCGCACGAGCGACATGGCAGTGACGCTTTTGCCGCAGCCGGACTCGCCCACGATGCCCAGCGTCTTGCCGCGGGCGATGTCGAATGAAACGTGGTCAACGGCGCGGATCAGGCCGCCATCGGTATCGAAGGCGGTGATCAGATCGCGGACCTGGAGCAGGGGTTCGGACATGGTCACTCGGTATCGCCGCGCGACGAGCGGTATTGATCGTAAACGTTGTTCTGTTCCGGGAAGGTCCGGCCTTCCTTCATCGCCTTCAGCGTGTCCTTCTTGATGTCGTCATCCACCCAGAGGACGTGATTCATCTCCGGGTCATTGCCGAGGCGGACATTGAAGCCCTCCGGCCAGCGGATCCAGCGCCAGTAGCCCACGCGGTAGAAGGGGCTCTGGAAGGCAGGGACCCATACGGCGCGGTCGTGCAGGATTTCCTCCAGCTTGTAGCTGGTGTCGCGGATGATCTCCAGGCTGCGGGCAGCGCGGTTTGCCTCGAGCAGTTTGTCCACTTCCGGGTCGGCGAAGACGGTGATGTTGTTCGTCATCGGGCGCGGCTTGTTCGTGCCGGGCTCATAGGCGTCCTTCGAGTGGAAGCCCTGATAGTAGTCCGGGATGGGCGGCTGGCTCTGCCACCCGGCGAAGGCGATCTCGTGCTCCTTCTTTGTCACCTTCTGGAAGGAGGCGACCGGGTCCATGCCGTCGAGCTTGTATTCCACGCCGGAACGGCGTGCCTCTTCCTTGATGCGGAGGAGAATGGGGTCCCAGATCGGGTGCTTCGGGTAGGTAATGGTGAAGGACAGGCGCTTGCCCTCCGCATTTTTCAAGATGCCGTCGCTGTCGCGCTCGGTGAAGCCGGCCTTCGCGAAGTGCTCGCGCGCCTTCTCCACCGAGAAAGGCCGCGTCCGCAGCGTCGGGTGGGAAAACTCGCCGTAGCCCGCATTCAGCAGGTGGAGGCGCTCGGCATCTCCCCGCCTATCAAGCTCTATCACCTTATCCCAGTTCGTTGCGTGCTGGAGGCCAATGCGCACGTCCAGATTCCGCAGCGATTGCTGGTGGATATTGAAATACAGGCCGCGGGATACGGCGGGGTACTGGTTGTAGAAGGTCGCCTTTTCGATGTAGCCGTTGAAGACTTGAGGGACCTCGGTCTTCTCATACCACTTCAGCGAGTCCGCCAGCAGATAGACGTCGATGTCCCCGCGCAGGAACATCTGGAAGATCTTCTCGTCGTCGCGGATCTGGAGGTACTCGATGCGGTCGGGATTGAAACGATGCTTGTAGTACTTCTTGTCCCGGGCCCACCAGTCCTGCACGCGGGTCAGCGCGATCGAGCGGCCCTTCAGGATGTCTTCAGAGCGGATGCGGTAGGCGCCGGTGGTCGGGCGCGGGCGCCAGTTGTAGCGGGACTCGAAGTCCGGGCCGAATTCCTTGTAGAAGTCCTCCTGGAAGGGAATCAGCCCGGCGAAGCCCTCGGCCATCGGCTTCGGTGTGGCGAGGCGGATGCAGACGTAGTCGTCCCCGTAGGTGGCGATGCCCCAGTACTGCTCGCCGTAGTAGGCGCGGTAGAAGGCCTCCGTGAGATAGGGAGAGAGGTAGATGTAGAAGGACATCAGCCAGTCGCCAGCCTTCACCTCCTTGCCGTCCGACCAGCGGGCGTCATCGTCGATGTGGAAATAAACGGTCTGCCCGTCCGCCGCCACCGCCCACTTGTCCGCGAGCGCCGGGATCGGCTTGCCCGTGCCGGGGTGGAAAAGGGTGAGCGCCATCTCCACGTCGTCCCAGTGGAAGCTGCGGAAGGAATTGTTCCCCTCGCGCCCGAGAGGACGGATGG is from Luteolibacter flavescens and encodes:
- a CDS encoding ABC transporter ATP-binding protein: MSEPLLQVRDLITAFDTDGGLIRAVDHVSFDIARGKTLGIVGESGCGKSVTAMSLVRLLPQPAGKILQGEVLFKGRDLTRLKPEEIRKVRGNEIGVIFQEPMTALNPVHRIGKQLAECFLIHKKVSKKEAWERAIEMLRLVKIPAPELRAGDYPHQLSGGMRQRVVIAMALALKPDLIIADEPTTALDVTVQAQILDLMKRLQAEMGMSVVLITHDLGVIAETCDEVVVMYGGRVVERAPVKQLFARPLHAYTRGLLASIPRMETPRKSILPVIPGMVASLRDFVPGCRFCQRMDRQGVTLRERPPFIEVSPGHWVEACPICYASTDA
- a CDS encoding extracellular solute-binding protein, whose product is MRRALTILVAAIGLLPVPGSGQGRTFPAYDNSEERTKFYQRYNDQVLETLTTRKAALEKDLAGELDETARTEKLAESETLQRRLDRPKFFEILTESDLPKDLTWTTNMEEPELGSPDAKKGGTVHSFIPGGSYPPTIRPLGREGNNSFRSFHWDDVEMALTLFHPGTGKPIPALADKWAVAADGQTVYFHIDDDARWSDGKEVKAGDWLMSFYIYLSPYLTEAFYRAYYGEQYWGIATYGDDYVCIRLATPKPMAEGFAGLIPFQEDFYKEFGPDFESRYNWRPRPTTGAYRIRSEDILKGRSIALTRVQDWWARDKKYYKHRFNPDRIEYLQIRDDEKIFQMFLRGDIDVYLLADSLKWYEKTEVPQVFNGYIEKATFYNQYPAVSRGLYFNIHQQSLRNLDVRIGLQHATNWDKVIELDRRGDAERLHLLNAGYGEFSHPTLRTRPFSVEKAREHFAKAGFTERDSDGILKNAEGKRLSFTITYPKHPIWDPILLRIKEEARRSGVEYKLDGMDPVASFQKVTKKEHEIAFAGWQSQPPIPDYYQGFHSKDAYEPGTNKPRPMTNNITVFADPEVDKLLEANRAARSLEIIRDTSYKLEEILHDRAVWVPAFQSPFYRVGYWRWIRWPEGFNVRLGNDPEMNHVLWVDDDIKKDTLKAMKEGRTFPEQNNVYDQYRSSRGDTE